In Labrus bergylta chromosome 1, fLabBer1.1, whole genome shotgun sequence, one genomic interval encodes:
- the fam83gb gene encoding protein FAM83G — translation MALSQIQCLDDHHVNWRVSESKPEFFYSEDQRLALEALITKGRDAFMDYTLENNIRQFLSEPELERIAQIAEAYRPGHEHHQKPDTPGPGSTTPGLGNITPGSGEDADGPVSLQYWPDRSEASVAELDLGWPEANSYRGVTRVTVYTQPPTDGHTHIKEVVRKSIASAQKVIAVVMDVFTDVDIFRDLLDAGYKRKVPVYIIIDQAAVPSFLSMCGRADMHRGHLKNLRVRCCGGVEFFTRSAQKVRGSMSQKFLLADGDRAVSGSYSFTWSSSRLDRNLITVITGQAVETFDFQFRDLFLLSRGVSLQKVPMVDEPIPDPLPQAAPAPVSAAVARKLINPKYALVSTGTHTSQTSSEQNSSKQIPPGLKIVKGRLKNVIEEPPIHPGLANLEKVYLIPYLPTWPDPDPPSDVIGFINIRDEKRANQVHLQRSERFEVSQAIRFTSPLTVPAPAEEPASNQDVNKAGIAENPSGNKCKDTSTPVSPTKKQHKKQTQTVVCKDETDVTDSRGPPQQQNTPVEQETHKPNKHTPTSQPTVTADSQPTDNAKQTPEDTQSVAPPVPKPRTLHIVIDPVISDQPGQPQMNLMKINQSDEEEEELKPRHSNLLLNDDGRDSGSNDDGSQDSTKVICDLAANDDPSSTSTASEEEFYDCDQPETRDQMIHRVTTGSGRGQRLGDGLNMMARFSQSMLDLREPSKTEDSTDLIRQSQQLRRQGHPSPHRHIGQLYQTSKSPGRDGRLRGNKVVIAKPGSFHRPTRATGPVIGGHRYWQGQTLQSDSSRLHGETRSGRSPRRHSPGNRKTDHALPQPPANPSGLLGLSFSKLNSFKNLRAKGGVPQKKTTENNRPTR, via the exons ATGGCGTTGTCTCAGATTCAGTGTCTGGACGACCACCACGTAAACTGGCGCGTGAGCGAGAGCAAACCAGAGTTTTTCTACAGTGAGGACCAAAGGCTGGCGCTGGAGGCTCTCATCACCAAGGGCCGCGATGCGTTCATGGACTACACCCTCGAAAATAACATCCGGCAATTCCTCTCGGAACCGGAGCTGGAGCGAATTGCACAGATAGCGGAGGCCTACCGACCTGGGCACGAGCATCACCAGAAGCCAGACACGCCCGGCCCAGGGAGCACCACTCCAGGACTGGGGAATATCACCCCAGGGTCCGGGGAAGACGCTGACGGCCCGGTGTCCCTGCAGTACTGGCCGGACCGGTCTGAAGCCTCGGTGGCGGAGTTGGACCTCGGTTGGCCCGAGGCCAATTCCTACAGAGGGGTCACGCGCGTGACCGTGTACACCCAACCTCCCACTGACGGACACACGCACATCAAAGAAGTGGTGCGTAAGAGCATTGCATCAGCCCAAAAG GTGATAGCCGTGGTGATGGATGTGTTTACAGATGTGGATATCTTTCGGGACCTGCTGGATGCAGGCTACAAACGCAAAGTTCCTGTTTACATTATCATCGACCAGGCTGCAGTcccctcttttctttccatGTGTGGCAGAGCTGATATGCACCGTGGACACCTGAAG AATCTGCGTGTACGGTGCTGTGGAGGGGTGGAGTTCTTCACACGATCAGCACAGAAGGTGCGTGGATCAATGAGCCAGAAGTTCCTCCTGGCTGATGGAGACAGAGCCGTCTCAGGCTCATACAG CTTCACCTGGTCCTCGTCTCGTTTGGACCGTAACCTCATCACTGTGATCACAGGACAGGCGGTGGAGACCTTCGACTTTCAGTTTCGGGACCTTTTCCTCCTGTCCAGAGGTGTGTCTCTCCAAAAGGTTCCTATGGTAGATGAACCAATCCCCGACCCTCTACCTCAGGCTGCCCCTGCTCCGGTTTCAGCTGCTGTTGCTCGGAAACTTATTAATCCCAAATACGCCCTGGTTTCCACAGGAACCCACACAAGTCAAACTTCTTCGGAACAAAATTCAAGCAAACAGATTCCCCCTGGGCTAAAGATTGTTAAGGGACGTTTAAAGAATGTTATTGAAGAGCCACCCATACATCCTGGATTGGCTAATCTGGAGAAAGTATACCTGATTCCATATCTGCCCACCTGGCCAGATCCAGATCCACCAAGCGATGTGATTGGATTTATCAACATCAGAGATGAAAAGCGAGCCAATCAGGTTCACTTACAGAGGTCTGAGAGGTTTGAGGTCAGCCAGGCTATACGCTTCACATCACCGCTGACAGTACCTGCACCTGCTGAGGAGCCTGCTTCAAACCAGGATGTGAACAAAGCTGGAATAGCAGAAAATCCTTCTGGGAATAAGTGTAAAGACACCTCTACTCCTGTGAGTCCAACCAAGAAACAGcataaaaagcaaacacaaacagttgtGTGCAAAGACGAAACTGATGTAACAGATTCAAGAGGACCACCTCAGCAGCAAAACACACCTGTAgaacaagaaacacacaaaccaaataAACACACTCCTACATCACAACCCACTGTTACCGCTGATTCACAACCAACAGACAATGCTAAACAAACTCCAGAGGACACACAATCTGTAGCCCCTCCTGTTCCTAAACCACGCACATTGCACATAGTCATTGACCCTGTCATCTCAGATCAGCCTGGCCAACCACAAATGAATTTGATGAAAATTAACCAatcagatgaggaggaggaggagctgaaacCAAGACACAGCAATTTACTATTAAATGACGACGGGCGGGACTCAGGCAGCAACGATGATGGTAGCCAAGATAGCACAAAGGTTATATGTGACCTAGCCGCCAATGATGATCCTTCAAGCACCTCAACAGCATCAGAAGAGGAGTTTTATGACTGTGACCAGCCAGAAACAAGAGACCAGATGATCCATAGGGTGACGACAGGGTCTGGTCGTGGGCAACGCCTTGGAGATGGTCTCAACATGATGGCTCGCTTCTCCCAGAGCATGCTAGACCTACGGGAGCCCAGCAAAACGGAGGATAGCACTGACCTGATACGCCAATCACAGCAGCTCCGCAGACAAGGTCACCCCTCACCACACAGGCACATAGGACAG TTGTATCAGACCTCAAAATCTCCAGGTCGTGATGGACGACTGAGAGGAAATAAAGTAGTCATTGCTAAACCAGGAAGTTTCCACCGCCCTACCCGAGCAACTGGCCCTGTGATTGGAGGACACCGTTACTGGCAGGGTCAAACGCTGCAGTCTGATTCATCTCGGCTGCATGGCGAGACACGTTCCGGCCGATCGCCAAGACGCCACAGCCCTGGTAACAGGAAGACAGACCATGCATTGCCACAGCCACCAGCCAACCCCTCTGGCTTACTAGGATTATCTTTCTCAAAACTGAACAGTTTCAAAAATTTAAGGGCAAAAGGTGGGGTACCGCAGAAAAAAACGACTGAAAATAACAGGCCCACCAGGTAG
- the LOC109988278 gene encoding GRB2-related adapter protein-like, with protein MEAVALFSFTASEADEISFQKGDIIKVTEMEDDSCWFTAEVQGKRGYVPENYISLLPYPWFAGPVSRLDAEKRLRWQDTGVFLVRESESAPGEFSVSVSYGDRVEHFRVLEGGGQYCIWDESFSSLNRLVDFYRTHSIAVEKVVLLRDPPVSPRLLSQPGRNPYPNPYKSSSQESIPSARLFSHPSHPEKERVLEPVMAKPRLAHALCDYTPPHTAHLHFLRGDIIDLLDCSGHMSWRGRCRGRVGIFPPEYVQPLYH; from the exons ATGGAGGCGGTGGCTCTTTTCTCCTTCACAGCTTCAGAGGCAGACGAGATCAGTTTCCAGAAGGGCGACATCATCAAG GTGACAGAAATGGAGGATGATTCTTGCTGGTTCACAGCAGAGGTCCAGGGGAAGCGAGGCTACGTGCCAGAGAACTACATTTCCCTCCTTCCTTACCC GTGGTTTGCGGGACCGGTGTCACGACTCGATGCTGAAAAGCGTCTTCGCTGGCAAGACACCGGAGTGTTCCTGGTGAGGGAAAGTGAATCAGCTCCCGGAGAGTTTTCTGTCTCCGTGAG CTACGGTGACAGAGTGGAGCATTTCCGGGTGCTAGAGGGGGGCGGTCAGTACTGCATCTGGGATGAGTCCTTCTCCTCTCTGAACCGTTTGGTGGATTTCTACAGAACTCACAGTATTGCTGTGGAGAAAGTGGTCCTCCTCAGAGACCCTCCCGTATCCCCTCGCCTGCTGTCCCAACCTGGACGTAACCCTTACCCCAACCCTTACAAAAGCAGCTCTCAAGAGTCCATCCCCTCGGCCCGCCTCTTCTCTCACCCCTCTCACCCAGAGAAAGAGCGTGTGCTTGAACCAGTTATGGCG aagCCTCGACTAGCCCATGCCCTCTGCGACTACACCCCTCCTCACACTGCCCACCTACACTTCCTGCGCGGTGACATCATTGACCTTCTGGACTGCTCAGGCCATATGTCCTGGAGGGGGCGCTGCAGAGGGCGAGTAGGAATTTTCCCACCAGAATATGTCCAGCCGCTGTACCACTGA